In Rosa chinensis cultivar Old Blush chromosome 1, RchiOBHm-V2, whole genome shotgun sequence, a genomic segment contains:
- the LOC112176630 gene encoding spindle and kinetochore-associated protein 1 homolog, with product MEAEKAGASLDSLIAGFNSRISELQELAIARNMYPASSVTDLTSVDAAVKAMELQVQAIKDRVRDETLAIPKEKLVQCDASLKQQRKLKDMSFYAPTHVPESMSMLNLDTNRWQKLSAKQWFGFGTFKLEKDPAPPPKEKKGRSTPPLWFRSAEELECWIPCHHTVGCCVSTPWWVSIEKRGLLYLALLWRHFLAQSITNCIYMRGRLTLEKVNTAINDMATYAEANYQLIAAPKKNVAGDRWEKALEIRDIVMHEAVKGKHFFLETDMKGPSLKLDNTGKAILTVLRHLGRLSETRIGHNRVIILLPPKRRK from the exons atggAGGCGGAGAAAGCAGGGGCGTCGTTGGACTCGCTGATCGCCGGGTTTAACAGTCggatctcggagctccaagagCTCGCTATTGCCCGAAACA TGTACCCGGCCAGCAGCGTCACCGATTTGACGTCCGTCGACGCCGCCGTGAAGGCCATGGAGCTTCAGGTCCAGGCCATCAAGGACCGGGTTCGCGACGAAACCCTAGCCATCCCCAAAGAAAAA CTGGTACAATGTGATGCATCGCTGAAGCAGCAAAGGAAATTGAAGGATATGTCATTTTATGCCCCCACTCATGTTCCGGAAAGTATGTCAATGTTGAATTTGGATACAAACAGATGGCA AAAGCTCTCAGCAAAACAATGGTTTGGTTTTGGGACCTTCAAGCTTGAGAAGGATCCTGCACCGCCGCCTAaa GAGAAAAAGGGTCGTTCCACACCCCCATTGTGGTTTAGAAGTGCTGAAGAGCTGGAATGCTGGATTCCTTGTCATC ATACAGTAGGCTGTTGTGTATCTACTCCATGGTGGGTAAGTATTGAAAAAAGAGGTCTTCTGTATCTAGCTTTGTTATGGCGTCATTTTCTTGCTCAGAGTATTACTAACTGCATATACATGAGAGGAAGGCTTACACTAGAGAAGGTCAACACAGCTATTAATGACATGGCAACATATGCTGAAGCAAATTATCAGCTCATAGCTGCTCCAAAGAAGAAT GTGGCAGGAGATCGATGGGAAAAAGCCTTG GAAATAAGAGATATAGTAATGCATGAAGCAGTAAAGGGAAAACACTTCTTTCTCGAAACTGACATGAAGggaccatccttgaagcttgacaaCACTGGAAAAGCAATACTAACA GTCCTTCGTCACCTTGGTCGTTTAAGTGAGACACGGATTGGTCATAATCGGGTGATCATTCTTTTGCCTCCAAAGAGGAGAAAATGA
- the LOC112176582 gene encoding disease resistance protein RPV1: MAAASSSSCEGSFKYDVFINFRGEDTRRCFVCHLYEALKQKALNTFIDSEELRKGDDLSELLKAIQDSRLSIVVFSKDYASSTWCLKELVQILECVDTQKQKVVPIFYETDPSDVRKLKGSFAEAFAKHESDSSVVNEELESWKSSLTRATNLSGCDSRNYQDDAKLIKDIVEDIFEKLIHISASKTDDLVGMDSHISEMDLLLCPGVNDFRIVGIWGMGGIGKSTIARAIYEKIACQYEHCCFLDNVKEGFLKNGAIHTKEELLGRILKEEKGMFGTLDRRFKMIMERLGKKKVLLVLDDVDNLSQIETLLGNKPLFGSGSRIIITTRNKHLLGGLVIYEPKSPGDASALELFRKYAFRTAEPSEEYDHLSSRVIRYAHGLPLALKVLGASLDGKSVREWEDELQKITKIQHIGIQGVLRTSFDGLDDSQKNIFLDIACFFKGMNKNPVMKFLECCGFFPHSGLRVLVDRALISISQYDSIEMHDLLQEMGREIGTLSRVCNYEDIDRVLTQNTATEAIKGMTLDLSNSDEVYLNTEAFVSMRKLRLLQIHDHNNYIDLDGEFFERCLDSNCKQHVTGDLKFLSHELRLLVWHGCPLKSLPFKFQPKNLLYLDMSYSHIEQLWEGTKLMENVKCMNLIHSQRLIKTPDFTKATNLEKLNLKDCISLSEVHPSISALKNLVQLNLSGCIELKSLSSSIHMESLQILNLSGCSSLEKFPEISGVMKELWDLRLDGTAIKKLPSSVNKLKGLFFLALTGCIHLRSLPSIIQMNSLRLLDLSGCSHLEEFPEISEHMKELSGLYLDKTAIKELPSSIEFLHGLATLSMTKCRSLVCLPVEICNLPYLKELCLAGCTKLSNLPEKLGNLKSLRDLAVEGSGIKQLPFSILHLSRLSSSLLCNGCKEMTAPFSSWPLWIKADRSCSVLVHLDLSDCNLLELSDGIAHLSSLVSLKLCRNNLESIPATMNMLEKLTDLDLEGCNRLKSIPELSSSICYIDAHNCTALEIVSPVKLLHEDGFCFTFSNCLKLSRKNPFIEIVETHSQHQDTRLKHLFGGMHLPESQIARWFNSLRKGLLVTLPGSEIPDWFNHQCRGSSVTVRLPPNWLFNKLLGIAICAVSNQCAHSNVSLQSSLCFCTFKGNHGQRSFRFPFLHERFRTDRLLESDHMFLRYKTGPIPIDWYNDEHYYTEAKISIVVDNGVSRNDFMTLKVCSCITSCGVRFFEINHEELQNLSTPSPEINTDSCRSMTISEY, encoded by the exons ATGGCTGCTGCTTCGTCTTCATCATGTGAAGGCAGTTTCAAATACGACGTTTTCATCAATTTCAGAGGCGAAGACACACGTAGGTGTTTCGTCTGCCATCTTTACGAAGCTCTGAAACAGAAAGCACTCAACACCTTTATAGATTCGGAAGAGCTTAGAAAAGGCGACGACCTTTCGGAGCTACTCAAAGCTATCCAAGACTCGAGGCTTTCGATTGTAGTTTTCTCTAAAGACTATGCCTCTTCTACATGGTGCTTAAAAGAACTGGTCCAGATCTTGGAGTGTGTGGATACGCAGAAGCAGAAAGTGGTGCCGATTTTCTATGAAACAGATCCTTCCGATGTTCGCAAACTGAAGGGGAGTTTTGCAGAAGCTTTTGCAAAACATGAAAGCGATTCCAGTGTCGTCAACGAAGAGTTGGAGAGCTGGAAGTCCAGTTTAACGAGAGCCACCAATTTATCCGGTTGCGACTCCAGAAATTATCA GGATGACGCTAAGCTTATCAAGGATATTGTAGAAGATATTTTTGAGAAGTTGATCCACATCTCAGCTAGTAAAACAGATGATTTAGTTGGAATGGATTCACACATAAGTGAAATGGATTTGTTGTTATGTCCCGGGGTAAATGATTTTCGCATCGTTGGAATTTGGGGAATGGGCGGCATCGGCAAGTCAACCATTGCTAGAGCTATTTATGAGAAAATTGCTTGTCAATATGAGCACTGTTGCTTTCTTGATAATGTGAAGGAAGGCTTCCTAAAAAACGGTGCAATACATACGAAAGAAGAACTTCTGGGTAGAATCTTGAAGGAAGAAAAGGGGATGTTTGGCACATTGGATAGACGTTTCAAGATGATAATGGAAAGACTAGGTAAGAAGAAAgttcttcttgttcttgatgatgtggacAATTTAAGCCAAATTGAAACATTACTTGGAAATAAACCTTTATTTGGCAGTGGGAGTAGAATCATCATAACAACTAGAAATAAGCACTTACTAGGTGGACTTGTGATATACGAGCCCAAGTCACCTGGTGATGCTAGTGCTCTTGAGCTCTTTAGGAAGTATGCTTTTAGAACAGCAGAACCCTCAGAGGAGTACGATCATCTATCAAGTCGTGTCATAAGATATGCTCATGGTTTGCCTCTGGCACTTAAAGTCTTGGGAGCTTCTCTTGATGGCAAAAGTGTACGTGAATGGGAAGATGAGTTGCAAAAAATAACCAAAATCCAGCACATTGGAATTCAGGGTGTGCTTAGAACAAGCTTTGATGGACTAGATGATTCACAGAAGAACATCTTTTTAGATATTGCATGTTTCTTCAAAggaatgaacaaaaaccctgtaATGAAGTTTTTGGAGTGTTGTGGCTTCTTTCCGCATAGTGGACTACGAGTTTTAGTTGATAGAGCTCTCATAAGTATATCCCAGTATGATAGCATCGAGATGCATGATTTACTTCAGGAAATGGGTCGAGAAATAGGAACACTCAGTAGGGTGTGCAATTATGAAGATATTGATCGTGTGTTAACTCAAAATACG GCTACAGAAGCAATTAAAGGCATGACCCTAGACTTGTCCAACTCAGACGAGGTATACTTAAATACTGAAGCCTTTGTTAGCATGAGGAAACTAAGATTGCTTCAGATTCATGATCATAACAATTACATTGACCTTGATGGCGAATTTTTTGAGCGGTGCTTAGACTCTAACTGCAAACAACACGTGACTGGGGACTTAAAGTTTCTTTCTCATGAGTTGAGGCTTCTCGTCTGGCATGGATGTCCCCTGAAGTCTTTGCCATTTAAATTTCAACCGAAGAATCTTCTTTACCTTGACATGTCTTATAGTCACATTGAACAACTTTGGGAAGGAACCAAG CTTATGGAAAACGTGAAATGCATGAATTTAATTCACTCACAACGCCTTATCAAAACCCCCGACTTCACTAAGGCAACAAATCTTGAGAAACTGAATCTTAAAGACTGCATAAGTTTATCGGAGGTTCATCCATCCATTTCAGCTCTTAAAAACCTTGTTCAGCTGAATCTAAGTGGTTGCATAGAACTTAAGAGTCTCTCCAGCAGCATTCATATGGAATCTCTTCAAATTCTTAATCTCTCAGGCTGCTCAAGTCTTGAAAAGTTTCCAGAGATTTCAGGAGTTATGAAGGAGCTATGGGATCTTCGACTAGATGGGACTg CAATTAAGAAACTTCCCTCATCAGTCAATAAACTTAAggggcttttttttttggcccttACAGGATGCATACATCTTAGAAGTCTTCCAAGCATCATTCAAATGAACTCTCTTCGACTCCTTGATCTTTCTGGTTGCTCACATCTTGAGGAGTTTCCAGAGATTTCAGAACATATGAAGGAGCTATCTGGTCTTTATTTAGATAAGACTGCAATTAAAGAGCTGCCATCATCTATTGAATTTCTTCATGGGCTTGCTACATTAAGCATGACAAAATGCAGAAGCCTTGTTTGTCTTCCAGTCGAGATTTGTAATTTGCCATACCTTAAAGAGCTGTGCCTGGCTGGTTGCACAAAACTTTCTAACTTGCCTGAGAAATTGGGGAATTTAAAATCCTTGAGAGATCTTGCAGTAGAAGGAAGTGGTATTAAACAACTCCCTTTCTCTATCTTACATTTGAGCAGGCTTAGTTCATCATTATTATGCAATGGATGTAAAGAAATGACGGCACCCTTTTCATCATGGCCACTGTGGATAAAAGCAGACCGCAGTTGCTCTGTTCTGGTACATCTTGATTTAAGTGACTGCAACCTGTTGGAATTATCAGATGGTATTGCTCATCTCTCTTCTTTGGTATCATTAAAGCTGTGCAGAAACAATTTGGAGAGCATACCTGCAACAATGAATATGCTTGAAAAGTTAACAGATCTCGATTTAGAAGGCTGCAACAGACTGAAATCAATACCAGAGCTCTCATCAAGTATATGTTATATAGATGCGCATAATTGCACGGCTTTGGAAATAGTTTCCCCTGTAAAGCTTCTGCATGAAGATGGTTTTTGCTTCACATTTTCTAATTGCTTGAAGCTATCGAGAAAAAATCCATTCATAGAGATTGTCGAAACTCATTCTCAACATCAg GATACTCGACTGAAACATCTTTTCGGTGGTATGCACCTTCCCGAAAGTCAAATTGCCCGTTGGTTCAACTCTCTTCGCAAGGGACTATTAGTAACTCTTCCCGGAAGCGAAATTCCCGATTGGTTCAATCATCAGTGCAGGGGATCTTCAGTAACTGTACGGCTACCACCGAATTGGTTATTTAACAAATTATTGGGGATTGCCATATGCGCTGTCAGTAACCAGTGTGCTCATAGTAATGTATCTCTTCAATCTTCTTTATGTTTTTGTACCTTCAAAGGAAATCATGGTCAGCGCAGTTTCAGATTTCCGTTCCTCCATGAGCGATTCAGAACTGACAGATTACTTGAGTCAGATCACATGTTCCTGCGGTATAAAACTGGCCCAATTCCAATAGACTGGTACAATGATGAACACTACTACACTGAGGCAAAAATTAGTATTGTGGTAGACAATGGAGTCTCCAGGAATGATTTCATGACACTAAAAGTCTGTAGTTGCATTACAAGTTGCGGGGTTCGTTTCTTTGAAATTAATCATGAGGAATTGCAGAATCTAAGCACGCCTTCACCCGAAATTAATACTGACAGCTGCAGATCGATGACAATCAGTGAGTACTGA